In the genome of Raphanus sativus cultivar WK10039 chromosome 4, ASM80110v3, whole genome shotgun sequence, one region contains:
- the LOC130494522 gene encoding F-box/kelch-repeat protein SKIP6-like, whose amino-acid sequence MKGRSGAIRGCSQLGLRKGKGKGKETKVCGLSSLPDEMVWNCLAKVSRWDLAAFGMTSKAHRYFAISPYLWDWRCRMGRLEPSYYMCLHIFPEPIPRWFILHPVQRLLKPIDSYAYQSPESGSSFVVVAWRIFIIGGLVDGKPTSEVAVFDCFEHKWYKLPPMKMPRAYASASMIDNKIYVFGGCGDDSNWAEVYDIATCTWDFLCVPTRPKNIKQSVVIDKKEVYAVDEDGQSFSFSPSKLFVSCGLKTDSSKPGDRDDWCLIRGFLFSPGPRGTILWCLPHELDWKEVKGLEELQKQHHHLAEYGISKLSTTYANSYLVIFWNAQPADSLELWSAHIFLGKIGPEVWGKIQWSGSVYKLDYPLTDSNRVKVVFAGTAFT is encoded by the coding sequence atgaaaggaaGATCTGGGGCGATTCGGGGATGTTCTCAATTGGGATTGAGGAAGGGGAAGGGGAAGGGGAAGGAGACGAAGGTGTGTGGGTTATCGTCGTTGCCAGATGAGATGGTTTGGAACTGCCTGGCTAAAGTATCGAGATGGGACCTGGCGGCCTTCGGTATGACCTCCAAGGCACACCGGTATTTCGCAATCTCTCCTTATCTCTGGGACTGGAGATGCCGGATGGGTCGCCTGGAGCCATCTTACTACATGTGCTTGCACATATTTCCAGAACCCATCCCACGGTGGTTCATCCTCCACCCGGTTCAACGTCTGCTGAAACCGATCGACTCGTACGCGTATCAGTCTCCAGAATCAGGATCCTCTTTCGTGGTGGTGGCTTGGCGTATATTTATCATCGGGGGACTCGTAGACGGCAAACCCACATCGGAAGTCGCGGTGTTCGATTGTTTCGAGCATAAGTGGTACAAACTCCCCCCCATGAAGATGCCTCGTGCTTACGCCTCAGCAAGCATGATAGACAACAAGATATACGTGTTTGGAGGGTGCGGAGATGACTCAAACTGGGCTGAGGTATACGATATCGCCACCTGTACTTGGGATTTCTTGTGTGTGCCAACTCGGCCAAAGAATATCAAACAAAGCGTGGTGATAGACAAAAAGGAGGTTTACGCAGTGGATGAGGATGGTCAAAGCTTCTCCTTCTCCCCAAGCAAACTGTTTGTGTCATGCGGCTTAAAAACAGATTCTTCTAAGCCAGGTGACAGAGACGACTGGTGTTTGATTAGAGGATTCTTATTTTCCCCTGGTCCCCGCGGGACAATACTGTGGTGTTTGCCACACGAGTTGGATTGGAAGGAAGTCAAGGGTTTGGAAGAGCTGCaaaaacaacatcaccatcttGCTGAATACGGTATCAGCAAACTCTCCACAACCTATGCAAATTCCTACCTTGTCATCTTCTGGAACGCCCAGCCTGCTGATAGTTTGGAGCTTTGGTCCGCCCACATTTTCCTCGGTAAAATTGGACCAGAGGTTTGGGGAAAGATTCAGTGGTCCGGTTCTGTCTACAAACTCGACTACCCTCTCACAGACTCAAATAGAGTTAAGGTCGTGTTTGCTGGTACTGCCTTTACTTGA
- the LOC108836353 gene encoding uncharacterized protein LOC108836353 isoform X2, with amino-acid sequence MTDAWTDMKRRSIMNLCVNSRGGTCFLSSKDTSKDSHTGEFIFNYIDQCIEDIGADKIVQVVTDNATNNVAAAKMLKQKRPRIFWTGCAAHTVDLMLEGISKLSGFARIIDQAKALTIFIYAHHKTLSMMRAYIKRDIVRPGATRFATCFLTLQSLYEKKAQLKSMFGSDEWHDCKHSKCVKVLRLADGEKVPSLGFIFGEILEAKKSIKEASDHLEKNYLPVFRIIDEKMKGRLDTPLHMAAYFHNPFYFYKEPDIQLDVEVMEGFIACVETFYHGDFGKQDLCVNHEVSLYKNKSGSFGRALALKGCETKDDKFDPGNWWATYGCGAPTLQRLATRILALTSSSSGCERNWSSFEGIHTKRRNRLDVNRLNSLVYVHFNARLLNKQKKIREKNADVIFDDGNEDTVEDWLVEHVEEQDSDVNFLIAVQAPRVRDLYDDAFESEEEEDIVDMEFEPDVFQDTLLFPET; translated from the exons ATGACAGATGCATGGACTGACATGAAGAGAAGAAGCATAATGAATCTGTGTGTTAACTCAAGAGGAGGTACATGCTTTCTATCATCAAAGGATACATCAAAAGATTCTCACACGGGTGAGTTTATCTTTAACTATATTGATCAATGCATTGAAGATATAGGAGCTGATAAGATTGTGCAAGTTGTTACTGATAATGCGACCAACAACGTTGCTGCTGCAAAGATGCTCAAGCAGAAGAGACCAAGAATATTCTGGACTGGTTGTGCTGCCCACACAGTTGACTTGATGCTTGAAGGGATTTCAAAGTTGTCTGGTTTTGCTAGAATAATAGATCAAGCAAAGGCTCTCACCATCTTTATATATGCGCATCATAAGACCTTATCTATGATGAGAGcatatataaagagagacatTGTGCGGCCAGGTGCAACAAGGTTTGCAACTTGCTTCTTGACACTGCAAAGTTTGTACGAGAAGAAGGCACAGTTGAAGAGTATGTTTGGAAGTGATGAGTGGCATGATTGCAAGCATTCAAAGTGTGTGAAAG TTCTAAGGTTGGCGGATGGGGAAAAGGTTCCATCTCTTGGCTTTATTTTTGGTGAGATCTTAGAAGCTAAGAAATCTATCAAGGAAGCTTCTGATCACTTGGAGAAGAATTACCTCCCTGTTTTTCGCATCATTGATGAGAAAATGAAAGGTAGATTGGATACTCCATTGCATATGGCTGCCTACTTCCACAATCCATTTTATTTCTACAAAGAACCGGATATCCAACTTGACGTGGAGGTCATGGAAGGATTCATTGCTTGTGTTGAGACTTTCTATCATGGAGACTTTGGAAAACAAGATTTATGTGTGAATCATGAAGTTAGTCTATATAAGAACAAAAGTGGTTCTTTTGGTAGAGCCTTGGCACTAAAGGGATGTGAAACAAAAGATGACAAGTTTGATCCAG GGAATTGGTGGGCAACGTATGGATGTGGTGCACCTACTCTACAAAGGTTGGCTACAAGGATACTTGCTTTGACATCTAGTTCTTCTGGATGTGAGAGAAATTGGAGTAGCTTTGAAGGG aTCCACACGAAGAGAAGAAATAGACTAGATGTCAACCGCTTGAATAGTCTAGTGTATGTTCATTTCAATGCAAGGTTACTTAACAAGCAGAAaaaaatcagagagaaaaatGCGGATGTGATATTTGATGATGGTAATGAAGACACCGTTGAAGACTGGCTTGTGGAACATGTGGAAGAACAGGATAGTGATGTTAATTTTCTGATTGCAGTCCAAGCTCCAAGGGTAAGAGATTTATATGATGATGCCTttgaatctgaagaagaagaagatattgtTGACATGGAGTTTGAGCCTGATGTCTTCCAAGACACTTTGCTGTTTCCTGAGACATAA
- the LOC108836353 gene encoding uncharacterized protein LOC108836353 isoform X1, with protein sequence MTDAWTDMKRRSIMNLCVNSRGGTCFLSSKDTSKDSHTGEFIFNYIDQCIEDIGADKIVQVVTDNATNNVAAAKMLKQKRPRIFWTGCAAHTVDLMLEGISKLSGFARIIDQAKALTIFIYAHHKTLSMMRAYIKRDIVRPGATRFATCFLTLQSLYEKKAQLKSMFGSDEWHDCKHSKCVKGKNASDIVMTYSFWNSVMVILKVFSPLVKVLRLADGEKVPSLGFIFGEILEAKKSIKEASDHLEKNYLPVFRIIDEKMKGRLDTPLHMAAYFHNPFYFYKEPDIQLDVEVMEGFIACVETFYHGDFGKQDLCVNHEVSLYKNKSGSFGRALALKGCETKDDKFDPGNWWATYGCGAPTLQRLATRILALTSSSSGCERNWSSFEGIHTKRRNRLDVNRLNSLVYVHFNARLLNKQKKIREKNADVIFDDGNEDTVEDWLVEHVEEQDSDVNFLIAVQAPRVRDLYDDAFESEEEEDIVDMEFEPDVFQDTLLFPET encoded by the exons ATGACAGATGCATGGACTGACATGAAGAGAAGAAGCATAATGAATCTGTGTGTTAACTCAAGAGGAGGTACATGCTTTCTATCATCAAAGGATACATCAAAAGATTCTCACACGGGTGAGTTTATCTTTAACTATATTGATCAATGCATTGAAGATATAGGAGCTGATAAGATTGTGCAAGTTGTTACTGATAATGCGACCAACAACGTTGCTGCTGCAAAGATGCTCAAGCAGAAGAGACCAAGAATATTCTGGACTGGTTGTGCTGCCCACACAGTTGACTTGATGCTTGAAGGGATTTCAAAGTTGTCTGGTTTTGCTAGAATAATAGATCAAGCAAAGGCTCTCACCATCTTTATATATGCGCATCATAAGACCTTATCTATGATGAGAGcatatataaagagagacatTGTGCGGCCAGGTGCAACAAGGTTTGCAACTTGCTTCTTGACACTGCAAAGTTTGTACGAGAAGAAGGCACAGTTGAAGAGTATGTTTGGAAGTGATGAGTGGCATGATTGCAAGCATTCAAAGTGTGTGAAAGGTAAAAATGCAAGTGATATTGTGATGACTTACTCATTCTGGAATAGTGTGATGGTTATTCTGAAGGTCTTCAGTCCTCTTGTGAAAGTTCTAAGGTTGGCGGATGGGGAAAAGGTTCCATCTCTTGGCTTTATTTTTGGTGAGATCTTAGAAGCTAAGAAATCTATCAAGGAAGCTTCTGATCACTTGGAGAAGAATTACCTCCCTGTTTTTCGCATCATTGATGAGAAAATGAAAGGTAGATTGGATACTCCATTGCATATGGCTGCCTACTTCCACAATCCATTTTATTTCTACAAAGAACCGGATATCCAACTTGACGTGGAGGTCATGGAAGGATTCATTGCTTGTGTTGAGACTTTCTATCATGGAGACTTTGGAAAACAAGATTTATGTGTGAATCATGAAGTTAGTCTATATAAGAACAAAAGTGGTTCTTTTGGTAGAGCCTTGGCACTAAAGGGATGTGAAACAAAAGATGACAAGTTTGATCCAG GGAATTGGTGGGCAACGTATGGATGTGGTGCACCTACTCTACAAAGGTTGGCTACAAGGATACTTGCTTTGACATCTAGTTCTTCTGGATGTGAGAGAAATTGGAGTAGCTTTGAAGGG aTCCACACGAAGAGAAGAAATAGACTAGATGTCAACCGCTTGAATAGTCTAGTGTATGTTCATTTCAATGCAAGGTTACTTAACAAGCAGAAaaaaatcagagagaaaaatGCGGATGTGATATTTGATGATGGTAATGAAGACACCGTTGAAGACTGGCTTGTGGAACATGTGGAAGAACAGGATAGTGATGTTAATTTTCTGATTGCAGTCCAAGCTCCAAGGGTAAGAGATTTATATGATGATGCCTttgaatctgaagaagaagaagatattgtTGACATGGAGTTTGAGCCTGATGTCTTCCAAGACACTTTGCTGTTTCCTGAGACATAA